The Hevea brasiliensis isolate MT/VB/25A 57/8 chromosome 1, ASM3005281v1, whole genome shotgun sequence DNA segment AAAAAGCTGAAACGGAATGGGATAAGATCATTTGAGCAGGATAATTATAAGGCTTGATGATCAGGATAATTATAAGACTTGAGGTTTAACTTGGGAAATGTATAGTGGTCATCGAAGTAGATAAAATGAAAACAATGAATGACCAACAACCTAATCCATCACACTGCCCCCATTATTTTAATAAGTGACATGATGTGATACAGCAGCCAGCCAATGAAAACAAGATAGAAACAGGTGAAAACCACGTGGGATACAGCAAACTCCAAACGTGATGATGAAGCCATGTCACGTGATATAAAATTGAAATAACGCATATAAATGTACTTTCACATGCCGTGCCACTGACATGACATCTGCCTCTGCAAAGCTTACACCTTTGATGGCTGTCTCAATTCATTATCCattcaaacttaaaaaattttatagttttaaattattattttcaattaatgcTTTATGGAtggataatttttattaattttaagaatatttTACTTTCATCCCTTATTTACATTTTATTATcataaattctttaattttagaTTCTCTCACCATATAGTTTGGTCAAATTTCTGATCAGCATTGTAAGTGAACAATTTTGAGTaaagcaaagaaaaattaatctgttttatgaaaaaaaattatggcAAAGAAAATATAGTggtaatttcttttttattttattttattttaattttaacaatgaGACATTGTCACATGAACATCTTACCAGCAAAATAATCAGATTTTTCTATCAGAAATTTTAGTGAGTGAAATACTCTTAAAGTTGAGCAACGACAGGCATAAATTAAGGTGAGCATATCTTAGATATTTTGATAAGGACCACATATATGTACAACCAGGCTAAGTATGGAAATTATACTGTGGCTGTTGGGTGCCACTTTTTCAAGCATTCCCTATTATGGCAACACCCAAGAGTTGAGTCCTTTTTTCCAAGTCCTATTGGTGTTTTTGGGACCGCAACCTGTACACTCTGCAAGGCACATGCGCCTATGATATTGTGGCGGACCACCCTTTAATTATTGtgaaaataacatttcaaaaacACTGGTCCCTTTTCCAATTTTTTCAATATGGAATTGAGCTTTAGTTAATCCAATTATCCTTTGATTTGAAATCAAAATCAGATTAAtcccaatcaaaattaaaatctGAACTATTAAATTTTATCAAACTAGAACTGAATCGAATAGAAATCAGAATTGAAAGAGATCATGTAATTTCAATTCTTCTGaactttaaattaaaatcatCGATTTTAATTCAGAATTAATTCGATATTCATCTCTAGTTTAACTCATGCAAATTCTCAAGATACAAATATGTGATATTCATGTATGTTAGATTTATAATGAACTAgatatagataaaaaaaaaaatccttcaacatgaaattttataattttaaagatgATGTTATTATTAATGAATTAAAGCTTATTGATATAAAAAGTATGTGCTTACATATGTGAACATTTTTGGAAAGTAGTAATTTCCCTAAATGGAGCAAGATTCAATAATGTAGTTACACATATTGGACTATTATTGCATGCATACAATAAACATGTCAATAATTCCTTTAGAAGTAAAGAAACTAAATgcaaaaatatataaaagaagGCACCTGCCAAGTCATAATCATCTCCCCAAGAAAAACACAAAATGCCAGTTTCTACAACCACTTTCACTTCCATGTCTATCTCCCATTTCTCAATGAATCAAGTGTTGGGAAGTGGAGAGGAAGAGAAGTTAACCCATGAGTGCAAGGAATTGCTGCTTTCAATTCCTAGAGAGAGAGGTTGGAGAACTCCTTATATCTATCAATTTCAGGGCTTTTGGTGCCAGCCAAAGGAGATCCAGGCTATTTTGTTGTTCCACAAACACTTCCAAGCAAGAGAGAGTGATATTATTCTGGCTACAATACCAAAATCAGGCACCACTTGGCTAAAAGCTTTGGCTTTTGCCATCCTGAACCGCAAGCAATTTCCTGCATTCTCAAATAACCATCCCTTGCTTGTTTCCAATCCTCATGATCTTGTTCCTTTCTTTGAGTACAAACTTTATGCAAATAACCAAATTCCTGACCTCTCAAAGTACCCTGAACCTAGAACTTTTGCCACTCATATTCCATTTCAATCCTTGGAAGAATCCATCAAAAAATCCAACTGCAAAATTGTTTATATTTGTAGAAACCCTTTTGACACTTTCATCTCCTCATGGATTTACTGTAACAAGCTGAGGGCGGAAACTCTTCCTCCATTGCTACGAGAAGATTGTTTCAACATGTATTGCAATGGGGCTATTGGGTTTGGTCCATTTTGGGACCATATGTTGGGGTACTGGAAGGAGAGCCTAGAAAGACCAGACAAAGTTCTGTTCTTGAAGTATGAGGACATGAAAGAAGACACTTCATTTCACTTGAAGAAACTAGCCAAGTTTCTTGGTTGCCCATTTTCAATGGAAGAAGAGAAGGAAAGAGTGATTGAGGATATAGCCAAACTTtgtagctttgagaaaatgaagaatttggaGGTGAACAAATCTGGCAAGTCCATTATGAACTTTGAAAATAGACACTTGTTTAGGAAAGGTGAGGTTGGAGATTGGATGAATTATTTGTCCCCTTCAATGGTGGAGCAACTGACCCAAGTTATGGAGGAAAAATTAGGTGGTTCTGGTCTTGAATTCAAGTTGATATCCTAAAACAGTAAGTACTCTCTTGATAGCCATGATAGATTGCAGCTTCTATTTGGGTAATGAATGATATGCACATGCGTGTGTGGGGACTATATGGAGTGGAATGTTGTCCAGTGTATATACTATGTGGAGAATGTAGAATAAAATAAGTAAAGATTTTCCATTTATTTTCAAATCATCAAGTTGATTTGCCATTACTTCAATTAATTTAGATTTTACTCTTAGTTAAGTATGTCAAAGTGAAGTTGATATGTTGAAATCCATTAGAGTTGTGTCCACTGAACTGtctcgaattcaaatcttattcataatcaattaaacaaaaaaaaaaaaaaaaagattcataGATATATGATTCTCTTCCAAAGATAAATAGCCAGCCTATCCAAACAACACTCCCTTGCTAATTACAGGCTTTTACACTTTCATTAGGCACAAACTAGGTTGCCCCATTTAAATCAAAAGGCCATTGTCCTTAAGGAAGCTTCCATTTTTCTATTTGttattgtttattattattaatttaattttcataaaaatttaattttttataagaattaaaaataaatttaaattttatatcaaaattACACTTTCCttagaaaattaattttattttatttacttttaaattaaataacaaaATTTATTAGTTTTCATTCCTCACTATATAATACTTATTGTATCATTATATAATGTTTATAAGCATTAGCAGTGTATGAAATATGATTGGATGAAAAATGATGCAGGAGGGGCATGATGAAAATATTGGTATGGGATAAAGGCAAGGGATTAGGTTCACTTcagtaaaattaaataaaatgaaaaaaatatatatcttaaaaataattttaaaaactcAATATATATGCATGAGATTtatagaaaattattttattttttaaaaaaattttatttattattaatttaaaattattagtattttaatttttattaagttttaatttacattttaatttttttaaaaaattaataattttaaattaaaatattaattttcattataaaattaattctaaaataaattttatttattgaaattttaaatcaaatactAGTGGAGGGCCAACCTTCACCATCCCAATAAGATTAGTGAAGAGCTCTCGTCCAAGGTCTATTGATTTAAGTCTTTCTATCATTATCATAGATTTTGTAAAATATTTAATTCAAAACACAGTGTAAacttttaaaatcaaattataattcgaattaaataaaatcatattaaaaaatacaaactaCATCATAATAAAAATGTATGATGATGAAgtaataacaataacaataaaaaaaaacaGTACGTTCAGAATTACATTAGAACACGAAGTGGACAAATTCatggagggaaaaaaaaaaaaaaaaagtccattTTCTTTTATGGTTGGACATCGATATATATCCAGACCAGTTATATCTATTTTGTCCAATTATGTGCATGCAAACTTGCAAGTTGCAAAAAATAGAAAACGCTATCAACCCTCTCTAAAAACAGCGCTTGTTCAGTGAAGTCTTTGGGGAGATCCGGCCATCTTGGCCGTGATTCTCCCCCTACTCTTCCTTTAGTAATGTTTTCTTTTGGGTTttttaagctttttttttttgtctaattttgTCTCAGTCTCCAACTTTAGAGTTCTAGTGCCTCTCTTTGGATGGAATTCAGTTAGTTTTCTGCGGTGTTGTCATTCTTGTTGAAGGCATCTCCCCTGCTGGCCAAAAGGTTCAGGAATTGCTTGTAATTATATGAATACAAAATTATAAGGTTTAAAGCGTTTAAATGACTGAGAATTGCAGTCTCATGTATGCATGTCTGCCAACTGAAGAAAAGGACTGAATTCGAACTGAAATATGTATATGTCAAGAAGAGCTATCAGACGCAAGCTAGAAGACCATTTCAGATGCGAAACCTAGTTTTTGGAGTAGATAGGCAATTAAAACTGAAGCGGTTTTTGAAGAtggaattattatatataatttagttCAGACGGCAATTGTGGCCTCTTCCCTTTGTCTAATCTCCATTGATCAGATGTATAAGGATGTAGTATTTGGAATTCGAGACAAAGATCAGAGAGCCGCTTGCTTCCCTTCCTAAATCAGAGAAATGGAGTTATGATCTGCACTTATATGAAGGCTTTTGCTGCCAAGTCAGAGTGATTCGTAATGTGACCACTTCCAAGCTCAAGATGAAGGTCTGGCATCACTTGGCTCCAGTCCTTTACCTTTTAACCATCTAGTAATGGCAACCATTAACGTTGatactttctcttacttaatctTCTTGTTCTTTCTGTGGCTCATCTCAGGCTATCTACTTCAATACCTCTTCAAGAAACCCATAAAACCAATCCTCCACCTTCCTCCAAGCCCACCATCACTTCCACTCATTGGTCATCTCCACCGCCTCGGTAGAGTGAGATTCAAATGCTTCCATGTTCTCGCAACTAAACATGGTCCTCTCCTCTAtctccattttggttctcttCCTCTCCTTCTTGTCTCATCAGCTTCATGTAATGCTGATGAATATGTGGTTCATTATAACCCATTTGCTGCTTAAACTTCCTCTATGGTGTCTGTCTAATTCTCATACGAATAACAATAAAAAAGAAGTCCTTAATCCATTGCTACTCGTACTCGATATACTTTGTTAAATAACTCTTTAATTATCTCAAACCCTCATGATCTCGTACCCTGTTTCGAGTCCAACGCGTTTGATTAAAAGGAAGTTCCTGCTCTTACTACCATTCCATCTCCAAGGATTATTTCCACTCCTATTCCCTATGCATCTTTAGCAGAGTCCATTAAGAGGTCTAATTGTCCAATTGTGTACATTTGCTGCAACCATTTTGATGTTGTGGTCTCCACTTGGCACTTTCACTGTCAACTTAAGAGAGCAATACAGGTTTCTGTGGAGGAATTTTTTGACACGTAACAAGTTGGTTTGGACACTTTT contains these protein-coding regions:
- the LOC110667699 gene encoding cytosolic sulfotransferase 15-like, with amino-acid sequence MPVSTTTFTSMSISHFSMNQVLGSGEEEKLTHECKELLLSIPRERGWRTPYIYQFQGFWCQPKEIQAILLFHKHFQARESDIILATIPKSGTTWLKALAFAILNRKQFPAFSNNHPLLVSNPHDLVPFFEYKLYANNQIPDLSKYPEPRTFATHIPFQSLEESIKKSNCKIVYICRNPFDTFISSWIYCNKLRAETLPPLLREDCFNMYCNGAIGFGPFWDHMLGYWKESLERPDKVLFLKYEDMKEDTSFHLKKLAKFLGCPFSMEEEKERVIEDIAKLCSFEKMKNLEVNKSGKSIMNFENRHLFRKGEVGDWMNYLSPSMVEQLTQVMEEKLGGSGLEFKLIS